One Bythopirellula goksoeyrii genomic window, TTCACCTACCAGAATTGCATCGACCCCACCTTGCTCCAACTGCAAGACATCGGCGCGAGTCTTGATGCCGCTTTCTCCTACCAGCACGCAATCATCGGGGATTTCTTGACGAAGTCGCAGTGTATGTCCCAAATCAACTTCGAAGGTGTGCAGGTTCCGATTATTGACACCGACCAAATTGGTACCCGTTTCTAGCACTCGAGGCAAATTTTCTGGCTCATATAGCTCGATGAGTGGTGTCATCCCCAATTCGATCACTTCACCGTATAGCTTGCGAAGCTGGCAATCGTCCAGACACTCGGCAATGAGCAAGACCGCATCCGCACCTGCAACTCGCGCTTCCAAGAGTTGGTACGAATCGATGATGAAATCCTTGCGGAGTACAGGCAGTCCAACCGCGGCGCGGACCTGGCTCAGATAATCCAAGCTTCCTTGGAAATAGCTCACATCCGTTAGTACGCTAATACAAGCTGCCCCGTGCTGTTCGTAAATTTGAGCGATCTCAACCGGACTGAAGTCCTCCCGGATAATTCCTGCCGACGGACTGGCCTTTTTCACCTCGGCAATCAAGCGGATTGAGTCACCTTGAGCCAGTGCGGCAAAGAAATCGCGCACCTCCGGGGCATCCACGACGCGAGCTCTTAGTTCGCTCTCAGGAACCAACGTGCGTGCTTCAGCAACTTCTCGTCGTTTGGTTGCAACTATTTTTTCGAGGATCGTTTCCGACATAAACCAATTCTAGCCAGCCAAGCTGCTTTGCAATAGGCTCGACCTCATGGGACGTTGCCCATTCCCTCTTTCATCTTCCCTCGCATTGTCCGGGAAACTAGACTTAAGAGAGTCTCTTCGACAAATAAGGTGCCCCTCCTGGAGTAAGACGAACATGGCCGAATCGGTCGATCCGCTCGAAAATCGTGAGTCCGATCCGGCCACTCCCATTAATGCTAAGGACAGCGCGGGGCGGACTGAGGAAATGTTGCGGGCGTTGCTTGAATCGGCGGCACAAGGTGTGGTCGCGATTGACCAGGAACACCGAATTG contains:
- the trpC gene encoding indole-3-glycerol phosphate synthase TrpC, whose translation is MSETILEKIVATKRREVAEARTLVPESELRARVVDAPEVRDFFAALAQGDSIRLIAEVKKASPSAGIIREDFSPVEIAQIYEQHGAACISVLTDVSYFQGSLDYLSQVRAAVGLPVLRKDFIIDSYQLLEARVAGADAVLLIAECLDDCQLRKLYGEVIELGMTPLIELYEPENLPRVLETGTNLVGVNNRNLHTFEVDLGHTLRLRQEIPDDCVLVGESGIKTRADVLQLEQGGVDAILVGESLIREKNIGSAVDELINR